CACGGCTTCCTGATCGACGACGAAGCCATTGCACTGATGGTCGAGCACGGCACGTTCCTGGTCAGCACCCGGCGCCTGGCCGAGGGCATGGACGTCTCGCACGCGCCACCGGAGTTGCAGGCCAAGGCGGCCGAGATGTTCCCCAAGTCGCGGACCTCGATCCTGGCGGCCTACCGGGCTGGGGTGAAGATCGCCGTCGGCACCGACGCACCCGCGATTCCGCACGGGCGCAACGCCGACGAACTGGTCACCCTGGTGGAATGGGGCCTGCCGCCGCTGGCGGTGTTGCAAGCGGCCACGGTGACCGCCGCCGAGCTGATCAACTCCCGCGATCTGGGCCGGCTGGCCGAAGGTATGCTCGCCGACGTCATCGCCGTGCCGGGAAATCCGTTGGAAGACATCACCGTTACCCGAGACGTCAGCTTTGTCATGAAAGGCGGGAAGGTCTTTGTCCAGTAACCAACCGACCAGAACCGACGATCTGGTCGAGATCCAGCAACTGCTCGCGCGCTACGCGGTGACCATCACCCAGGGCGACATCGACGGGCTGATCGCAGTGTTCACCCCGGACGGCACCTACAGCGCGTTCGGCGACACCTACACCCTGGACAGATTCCCGGAACTGGTCGCCGCCGCCCCCAAGGGTTTGTTCATGACCGGCACCGCGCTGGTGGACCTGGACGGCGACGAGGCCAGCGGCACCCAACCGCTGTGCTTCATCGAACATTCCGCCCACGACATGCGCATCGGCTACTACCGCGACACCTATCTGCGCACCGATGCCGGGTGGCGGCTGAAAACCCGTGCGATGACCTTCATTCGGCGCAGCGGCGTGCACGACTCCGGGCGCCCGCACGCGGTGGGCCGACCCACGCCGTGACATCGCCACCGGTTGACGTCGGCCAGTTCCGCGCGGACCTGTGCGCGTGGCTCGACGAGCACGACCTGTCCCCCGGCCCCGATCATTCGTTGCAGGGCCATATGCGGCAGTTCGGCCGCGTCAGCGCGGCGCTCTACGAGGCCGGCTGGATGCGCTACGGCTGGCCGGTAGAGGTGGGCGGGCTGGGGGGACCGGCCCTGCTGCGCGCCATCGTCGGCGAGGAAGTGGTGGGACGCCGACTGGCCGAGCCCGGGCCGTATTCGATGCTCGAGGTGCTCGCACCCACGATGATCGATTACGCCTCAACCGAACTCGCAGCCGAGATGGTCCCCTTGCTGCTCAGCGGCCGCGAGCAGTGGTGCCAGGGATTCTCCGAGCCCGGCTCCGGCAGTGACCTCGCGTCGTTGACCACCCGAGCGGTTCAGAACGGCGACAACTGGATCGTCAACGGGCAGAAGGTCTGGACCAGCTTCGCGCAGTATTCCAGCCGGTGCATCCTGCTCACCCGTACCGCGCCGGGCCATGACGGCATCACCGCGTTCTTCGTCGACCTCGACACCCCGGGCGTCACCGTTCGCCCGCTGCGCACCATGCACGACGTCGACGAGTTCTGCGAGGTCTACTTCGACGACGTGGTGATCCCGTCGAGTCGGATGCTGGGCCGGCCCGGGGACGGCTGGCGACTGGCGATGGACCTACTGCCCTTCGAGCGCTCGACCTGCTTCTGGCAGCGCATCGCCTACCTGTACTCCCGCTTCGACGCGCTGATCGAGCAGGCCGTCGAGCCCGACGAATCCGCCTTGGGCGCAGCCTATCTCGCGCTACACACGCTGCGCTGCCGGTCGCGGGCCACCCAGCACCGACTGGCCGGCGGGACGAGGCTGGGGCCGGACACCTCTATCGACAAGGTGCTGCTGGCCGGAGCCGAGCAGAAGCTCTACGACACCGTCCACGACTTGCTGCCCGGGACGCTGGAGCTCGACGACACGCCATGGCGCCCCGAGTACCTGTACTCGCGCGCGGCCACCATCTATGGCGGCACCGCGGAGATCCAACGCAACATCATCGCCCGCCGACTGCTCGACCTCGGGAAGGAGTGAGCTCATGAGGGCCGATCCCGAGCTGCAAATGCTGACCGAGTCGCTGCGATCGGCGATGCTGACGTCGTCGGGCGCAAAGCTCGACGACGCGCTGGCCGAGCTCGGTTGGCTGGATATGCTCGACGAAATACCCGAAACCGCAGTACCTTTGGTGTTCGGTCTGCTCGGCGAAACCGGCGCACAGGCACCGCTGCTCAACGACGTGCTGCTGCAGGCCGCCGGCCGCGCGGCCGGCGGCACCGTGCCGATGCCCTACGCCGGCGGTTCTTGGGTGCTGTGGGAGCGAGGCGACGAAGCCACCGCGACGTTGGGTGGCGATCTGCCGATACACCGGGTGCCGCAGGGAGATCCGATTCCGCTGGCGGCCGGCCGGCGGGCCCTGGGTTGGTGGCTGGTCGGCTGCGGCCGGGCCATGTTGTCGCTGGCCCGGCAGCACGCACTGGACCGCGTCCAATTCGGCCGTCCCATCGCCTCTTTCCAGGCGGTGCGGCACCGGCTTGCCGAGACACTGGTCGCCGTCGAGGGCGCCGAGGCTGCCTTGCACATCGCCACCGACCATCCCGAGGAGTTGGCCAGCCTGCTGGCCAAAGCCGCTGCGGGCCAAGCGGCATTGACCGCCGCCCGGCATTGCCAGCAGGTGCTCGGCGGGATCGGCTTCACGGCTGAGCATCAGCTGCACCGGCATGTCAAACGGGCGTTGGTGCTCGACGGGTTGCTCGGCAGCTCACGCGAGCTCACCCGCGAGGCCGGCGCAGTCCTTCGGCAGCGGGGATCCGCGCCGCGGCTGGCGCAGCTGTAGCCTGCCTCTTTTTCCCGCGAAAGTGAATCGTACGACGCGACTCGCCGCAATTCCGTCGTGAAAGTCACACTCGCGCAGGAGGTTTAGGGCACGGC
The nucleotide sequence above comes from Mycobacterium kiyosense. Encoded proteins:
- a CDS encoding hypothetical protein (frameshifted, insertion at around 5549733); this translates as MVPAGHAITPTGGHLDPTMFAAFAPHVLDLTIEEGIANGVDEIRRAVRYQIKHGAQLIKVCCSGGVMSLTGPPGAQHYSDDELRAIVDEAHRRGLRVAAHTHGADAVKHAVQAGIDCIEHGFLIDDEAIALMVEHGTFLVSTRRLAEGMDVSHAPPELQAKAAEMFPKSRTSILAAYRAGVKIAVGTDAPAIPHGRNADELVTLVEWGLPPLAVLQAATVTAAELINSRDLGRLAEGMLADVIAVPGNPLEDITVTRDVSFVMKGGKVFVQ
- a CDS encoding acyl-CoA dehydrogenase, with amino-acid sequence MTSPPVDVGQFRADLCAWLDEHDLSPGPDHSLQGHMRQFGRVSAALYEAGWMRYGWPVEVGGLGGPALLRAIVGEEVVGRRLAEPGPYSMLEVLAPTMIDYASTELAAEMVPLLLSGREQWCQGFSEPGSGSDLASLTTRAVQNGDNWIVNGQKVWTSFAQYSSRCILLTRTAPGHDGITAFFVDLDTPGVTVRPLRTMHDVDEFCEVYFDDVVIPSSRMLGRPGDGWRLAMDLLPFERSTCFWQRIAYLYSRFDALIEQAVEPDESALGAAYLALHTLRCRSRATQHRLAGGTRLGPDTSIDKVLLAGAEQKLYDTVHDLLPGTLELDDTPWRPEYLYSRAATIYGGTAEIQRNIIARRLLDLGKE